A region from the Triticum aestivum cultivar Chinese Spring chromosome 3D, IWGSC CS RefSeq v2.1, whole genome shotgun sequence genome encodes:
- the LOC123073912 gene encoding uncharacterized protein, protein MASLSTVPLRTSDLIGPPPDVPGDAAPSPDWALLDRTARLSDRRNASTAECHTPEGQPVAVSFWPADPPGLSHLTVHCPGLDASDFYEDTPPVVLCAEGPLVLLRVTLNFPEWRSPHLFVYSAAGNGDKKPSLHLVPCPDPEVDDIGGQPPVQDFEGKAQQLGLLPCGDGGRYAVALPHHERDESHGRTRQCYVYIFSSEKKAWTRRKAAPLHLSESDQALFDRHGYSSCKQVAVGRSSVGWVDLVCGILLARNLFNKRPIVKFIPFPASRARITDEYNNPYYTPEYFCDVVCSGDLIKFVEIDFADPDCRTTGKSWRATTWCRRVCWDDWRRPCTVDVDDVSVDQSYSALLPELLDEETQEPELRNLEFLIPTLGVHDDDLLYMLARGGGGTGDGTAWVVAVDMRRAVMEALVPVSTEMGYTVTMYCPCAFPKYLDGDIIMALGASMEAETAADNTADTNISTSNQNFSDEEDSDYQGDRFSDYWCAESLEGYALPFYGEEGGQVFSDEEGSDQGNGIGTWCGQSYYGEARYGYCEEDGGGGGDMGNPMDNADVFGELPQYVSDPDPDPRANRRKEKKKMRRRKKKENRRRSKEQEQEQEQKHHPLLQLVRFLDDRPELHPICFVACVLIAIVVREFLGTNPWQAG, encoded by the exons ATGGCGTCGCTCTCCACCGTCCCGTTGCGCACCTCCGACCTGATCGGCCCACCACCAGACGTACCCGGCGACGCCGCCCCCTCACCCGACTGGGCGTTGCTCGACAGGACGGCGCGGCTGTCGGACCGCCGGAACGCGTCCACCGCCGAGTGCCACACGCCGGAGGGCCAGCCCGTGGCGGTGTCCTTCTGGCCGGCCGACCCGCCGGGCCTCTCCCACCTCACCGTCCATTGCCCCGGCCTCGACGCCTCCGACTTCTACGAGGACACCCCGCCCGTCGTCCTCTGCGCCGAGGGGCCCCTCGTGCTCCTCCGCGTCACCCTCAACTTCCCCGAGTGGAGGTCCCCCCACCTCTTCGTCTACTCCGCCGCCGGGAACGGGGATAAGAAGCCGTCGCTGCACCTGGTCCCGTGCCCGGACCCCGAGGTCGATGACATCGGCGGCCAGCCCCCGGTGCAGGACTTCGAGGGCAAGGCCCAGCAGCTCGGTCTCCTGCCCTGCGGCGACGGCGGGCGCTACGCCGTGGCGTTGCCCCACCACGAGCGGGACGAGTCCCACGGCCGGACCCGGCAGTGCTACGTGTACATCTTCTCGTCGGAGAAGAAGGCGTGGACGCGACGCAAGGCGGCGCCGCTCCACCTGTCTGAGTCCGACCAGGCTCTGTTCGATCGCCACGGGTACTCGAGCTGCAAGCAGGTCGCCGTGGGAAGGAGCTCGGTGGGCTGGGTCGACCTCGTGTGCGGCATCCTCCTTGCCCGCAACCTGTTCAACAAGCGACCCATCGTCAAATTCATCCCGTTCCCGGCCTCGAGGGCACGCATCACCGACGAGTACAACAACCCTTACTACACCCCGGAGTACTTCTGCGACGTCGTCTGCTCCGGCGACCTGATCAAGTTCGTCGAGATCGACTTCGCCGACCCCGACTGCAGGACCACCGGCAAAAGCTGGAGAGCCACCACGTGGTGCAGGAGGGTATGTTGGGACGACTGGCGCAGGCCATGCACCGTTGACGTCGATGACGTCTCAGTCGACCAGAGCTACTCCGCTCTGCTGCCGGAGCTGCTGGACGAGGAGACCCAGGAGCCGGAGCTGAGGAACCTGGAGTTCCTCATCCCTACGCTGGGCGTGCACGACGACGACCTTCTTTACATGTTGGCCAGGGGTGGTGGTGGAACTGGCGACGGCACGGCCTGGGTCGTCGCCGTCGACATGAGACGCGCGGTGATGGAGGCGTTGGTCCCGGTTTCTACCGAGATGGGCTACACCGTCACGATGTACTGCCCATGCGCCTTCCCCAAGTACCTCGACGGCGACATCATCATGGCACTAG GTGCAAGCATGGAGGCTGAAACAGCTGCTGATAATACTGCCGACACAAATATTAGCACTAGTAATCAAAACTTCTCTGATGAAGAAGATAGTGACTACCAAG GAGATCGGTTCTCAGATTATTGGTGCGCCGAGTCCCTTGAGGGGTATGCCTTGCCCTTCTATGGAGAAGAAGGAGGGCAAGTCTTTTCTGATGAAGAGGGGAGTGACCAAG GAAATGGCATCGGAACTTGGTGCGGCCAGTCCTACTATGGCGAAGCCCGCTATGGCTactgtgaagaagatggaggaggaggaggagacatgGGCAATCCGATGGACAATGCTGATGTATTTGGAGAATTGCCGCAATACGTATCCGATCCCGACCCCGACCCTCGAGCGAACCggcggaaggagaagaagaagatgaggaggagaaagaagaaggagaACAGGAGGAGGAGcaaggagcaggagcaggagcaggagcagaagCATCATCCCCTGCTGCAGCTTGTGCGGTTTCTGGATGACCGGCCCGAGTTGCACCCGATATGTTTTGTTGCCTGCGTACTGATAGCGATCGTTGTAAGAGAATTTTTGGGTACCAACCCGTGGCAGGCTGGTTGA